A region from the Halobacillus mangrovi genome encodes:
- a CDS encoding ABC transporter ATP-binding protein, with product MSREKLLEIKNLKQHFKTGRHSVVKAVDGLNFDIYKGETFGLVGESGCGKSTTGRTIIRLYNATDGEVTFNGENVHGKKDREQLRKFNREMQMIFQDPYASLNPRMKVEDIIAEGMDIHGLAKNDKERKAKVHELLETVGLNKEHANRYPHEFSGGQRQRIGIARALAVDPSFIIADEPISALDVSIQAQVVNLLKKLQKEKNLTYLFIAHDLSMVKYISDRIGVMYFGKMVELADADDLYNHPIHPYTQSLLSAIPLPDPDYERSRERFTYDPNNHDTSEEPEFREVRPGHWVLCTTKEFEHYKKEHGAVKQ from the coding sequence ATGAGTAGAGAAAAATTATTAGAAATAAAAAACTTAAAGCAACATTTTAAGACCGGCCGCCACAGTGTTGTAAAAGCTGTGGATGGACTGAACTTCGACATTTATAAAGGTGAGACGTTCGGGTTAGTAGGAGAGTCTGGTTGTGGTAAATCAACTACTGGCCGTACGATCATCCGCCTTTATAATGCGACAGACGGGGAAGTAACCTTTAATGGGGAGAATGTTCACGGCAAAAAGGACCGTGAGCAATTAAGAAAATTCAACCGTGAAATGCAAATGATCTTCCAGGATCCTTATGCATCCTTAAACCCTCGTATGAAAGTTGAAGATATTATCGCTGAGGGCATGGATATTCACGGACTTGCAAAAAACGATAAAGAGCGTAAAGCAAAAGTGCATGAACTGTTAGAAACAGTAGGTTTGAACAAAGAGCACGCAAACCGTTACCCTCACGAATTTAGTGGCGGTCAGCGTCAGAGAATCGGAATAGCACGTGCCTTAGCTGTAGACCCAAGCTTCATCATCGCCGATGAGCCGATCTCAGCACTAGACGTTTCGATTCAAGCACAGGTTGTAAACTTGTTGAAGAAGCTGCAAAAGGAAAAGAACCTTACCTACTTGTTTATCGCCCACGATTTGTCTATGGTCAAATATATTAGTGATCGTATTGGTGTTATGTACTTTGGTAAGATGGTAGAGCTGGCGGATGCGGATGATCTTTATAATCACCCAATCCACCCTTATACGCAGTCACTTCTATCTGCGATTCCATTGCCGGATCCAGACTACGAACGTTCTCGTGAGCGTTTTACCTATGATCCGAACAATCACGATACGAGTGAAGAGCCTGAATTCCGCGAAGTTCGCCCAGGACACTGGGTACTTTGCACAACGAAAGAATTTGAGCATTATAAGAAAGAACACGGTGCGGTTAAACAATAA
- the opp3b gene encoding oligopeptide ABC transporter permease: protein MTRYILQRLVYMVITMFLIATFTFFLMKFLPGTPLSAADKLSEEQQAVVLEKYGLDDPVPVQYFNYMVNLTQGDLGISFQFDNREVTTIIMERIGPSMTLGVQAMVIGTILGMLLGLVSAIYHNGFLDYGSTFIAVVGKSIPSFVFAGILQYYIGVKLGWFPVALWGTWAHTVLPTVALAIFPIAIAARFMRTEMLEVLGSDYITTARAKGVNKFGVVFKHGVRNALIPLITVLGPLAIGLMTGTLVIENIFAVPGIGEQFVKAINTNDFPIIMGTTLLIAFLFILIILVIDLLYGVIDPRIRLAEGE, encoded by the coding sequence ATGACACGTTATATACTTCAACGTTTGGTCTACATGGTTATAACGATGTTTTTGATCGCTACATTTACGTTCTTCTTAATGAAGTTCCTACCAGGTACTCCCCTAAGTGCTGCAGATAAATTATCTGAAGAACAACAAGCGGTCGTTTTAGAAAAGTACGGATTGGATGACCCGGTCCCTGTTCAGTATTTCAATTATATGGTGAATCTTACACAGGGTGACTTAGGAATTTCGTTCCAATTCGACAACAGAGAAGTAACAACAATAATCATGGAGCGTATTGGTCCGTCCATGACACTAGGTGTACAAGCTATGGTCATCGGTACAATTCTCGGCATGCTGCTCGGTCTTGTATCTGCAATCTATCACAACGGTTTTCTTGATTATGGTTCTACATTTATTGCAGTTGTAGGAAAATCTATTCCTTCCTTCGTATTTGCTGGAATTCTTCAGTATTATATTGGTGTAAAGTTAGGCTGGTTCCCAGTTGCATTATGGGGAACGTGGGCACATACCGTACTACCAACAGTTGCGTTGGCCATCTTCCCGATTGCAATTGCAGCCCGCTTTATGAGAACCGAAATGCTTGAAGTATTAGGATCTGACTATATTACGACAGCACGGGCAAAAGGTGTGAATAAATTCGGTGTTGTATTTAAACACGGTGTAAGAAACGCTTTGATTCCATTAATCACAGTGCTTGGCCCGTTAGCTATCGGTTTGATGACAGGTACACTTGTTATTGAAAACATTTTTGCCGTTCCAGGAATTGGTGAACAGTTCGTAAAAGCGATTAACACAAATGACTTTCCGATCATTATGGGTACAACGTTACTAATCGCATTCCTTTTCATCTTAATTATCCTGGTCATTGACCTTCTTTACGGAGTCATTGATCCAAGAATTCGACTAGCAGAAGGAGAGTAG
- a CDS encoding ABC transporter ATP-binding protein, whose translation MEKLLDVKNLHVSFDTYGGEVKAVRGVNFDLKKGETLAIVGESGSGKSVTTKALMHLIPKPPGRIKEGEILFEGRDLAKLSEKEMQKIRGKDMAMIFQDPMTSLNPTMKVGNQIMEGLIKHQKMNRSQARKRVVELLELVGIPDPESRLKQYPHQFSGGMRQRVVVAIALACNPKLLIADEPTTALDVTIQAQILELMKDIQKKTDSATIFITHDLGVVANVADRVAVMYAGKIVEIGTVDDIFYNPKHPYTWGLLGSMPSLDSDDEELYAIPGSPPDLLDPPKGDAFAARNEYAMQIDLEQEPPMFKVSDTHYAATWLLHENAPKIEPPASVKKRMEGMATTSSEGDRA comes from the coding sequence ATGGAAAAATTACTAGACGTAAAAAACTTACATGTTTCCTTTGACACCTACGGCGGTGAAGTAAAAGCTGTACGTGGGGTCAATTTCGACTTGAAAAAAGGTGAGACGCTTGCCATTGTTGGAGAGTCCGGTTCTGGTAAGTCCGTAACAACCAAAGCACTAATGCATTTGATTCCGAAACCGCCAGGTCGGATCAAAGAAGGTGAAATCCTATTTGAAGGTAGAGATTTGGCCAAACTGAGTGAGAAAGAAATGCAGAAAATCCGCGGTAAAGATATGGCAATGATCTTCCAGGATCCAATGACTTCTCTTAACCCTACGATGAAGGTTGGAAACCAGATTATGGAAGGGTTGATCAAGCACCAAAAAATGAACAGATCTCAAGCGCGTAAACGTGTTGTGGAACTCCTTGAACTAGTTGGAATTCCTGATCCTGAATCACGTTTAAAACAGTATCCTCACCAATTCTCAGGTGGTATGAGACAGCGTGTTGTCGTAGCCATTGCACTTGCTTGTAATCCTAAACTGTTGATTGCAGATGAGCCGACAACAGCATTGGATGTAACGATCCAAGCACAAATTTTAGAATTGATGAAGGATATTCAGAAGAAGACAGATTCCGCAACGATCTTCATTACGCACGACCTTGGTGTCGTAGCTAACGTAGCTGACAGAGTTGCTGTAATGTACGCAGGGAAAATCGTTGAAATCGGTACGGTCGATGATATTTTCTATAATCCCAAACACCCATACACATGGGGGCTTTTAGGTTCCATGCCATCACTAGACAGTGATGATGAAGAGCTTTACGCCATCCCAGGCTCTCCGCCCGATCTTTTAGACCCTCCTAAAGGGGATGCGTTTGCGGCTCGTAATGAGTATGCGATGCAAATTGATTTGGAGCAGGAGCCGCCAATGTTCAAGGTTTCTGACACTCATTACGCAGCGACCTGGTTGCTGCACGAAAACGCACCTAAGATTGAGCCGCCGGCATCCGTCAAAAAACGAATGGAAGGTATGGCTACAACCAGTTCGGAAGGTGATCGCGCATGA
- a CDS encoding peptide ABC transporter substrate-binding protein, with amino-acid sequence MKKTNWLLLVLALVLSMFLAACSGGGGENTGSEGGEGEGEGNTEEAAGDSEQVLNITDSAEIPTMDASLATDAVAFQFLGSTMDGLYRLGEDAKPEPGIAKDHEVSEDALTWTFNLREDATWTNGDPVTANDFVYAWQRAVNPDTGSEYGPYMMGGVIKNAEAIANGEAPVEDLGVKAVDDYTLEVTLEKPIPYFESLTTFGTFLPLNKKFVEEQGDQYALEADTLTFNGPFKMTEWNHGEGWTLEKNEDYWDAENVKLEKINVKVVKDTATAVNLYETGEIDRAGLSAEFVDQYRSSEEFIVEEEPVLFYLKLNQEANDVLANVNARKAMQMVIDRQSMVDVILNNGSLPSVGDIPKNFVKHPESGEDFREINGDLVEYNVEKAQELWSTAKEELGQDTIELNYLGGDSEVAKNLDAYIKDQLEQLEGLTVNVQSVPFKERLDRDTSMDYEIQNAGWGPDYIDPNTFLNMWVTDGGNNKTGYANEDYDAMIEKANNELAQKPVERFETFLEAEKKLIQEDAVLVPLYQRASAKLVKPYVKGVITNPMGPDYTYKHAYIEGK; translated from the coding sequence ATGAAAAAGACAAATTGGTTATTGCTAGTACTCGCACTAGTACTTAGCATGTTCCTAGCGGCTTGTTCCGGCGGCGGAGGAGAGAACACAGGCTCCGAAGGCGGAGAAGGCGAAGGCGAAGGAAACACTGAAGAAGCTGCTGGCGACAGCGAGCAAGTACTTAATATTACGGACTCCGCAGAGATTCCAACAATGGATGCATCTCTAGCGACTGACGCAGTTGCATTCCAATTCCTTGGTTCCACTATGGACGGGCTTTATCGTCTTGGTGAGGATGCTAAACCTGAACCAGGGATCGCAAAAGATCACGAGGTAAGTGAAGATGCTCTTACATGGACTTTCAATCTTCGTGAAGATGCAACATGGACAAACGGTGATCCTGTCACAGCAAACGATTTCGTTTACGCTTGGCAGCGTGCTGTAAACCCTGATACTGGATCTGAATATGGTCCATACATGATGGGTGGCGTTATTAAAAACGCAGAAGCTATCGCCAATGGTGAAGCACCAGTTGAAGACCTTGGTGTTAAAGCAGTAGACGATTACACGCTTGAAGTAACTCTAGAGAAACCAATTCCTTACTTCGAGTCTCTTACAACATTTGGTACTTTCCTTCCATTGAACAAAAAGTTTGTTGAGGAACAAGGCGATCAATACGCACTTGAAGCCGATACACTTACTTTCAATGGACCATTCAAGATGACTGAGTGGAACCACGGTGAAGGCTGGACACTAGAGAAAAACGAAGATTACTGGGATGCTGAGAACGTAAAACTTGAAAAGATCAATGTAAAAGTTGTAAAAGATACAGCTACAGCTGTTAACTTGTATGAAACTGGCGAAATTGATCGTGCTGGTCTTTCAGCTGAATTTGTAGACCAATACCGTTCTTCTGAAGAATTCATCGTTGAAGAAGAGCCTGTTTTGTTCTACTTGAAGCTTAACCAAGAAGCAAATGACGTTCTTGCTAACGTAAACGCTCGTAAAGCAATGCAAATGGTAATTGACCGTCAAAGCATGGTTGACGTTATCTTGAATAACGGTTCCCTTCCATCTGTCGGTGATATTCCTAAGAACTTTGTTAAACACCCTGAGTCTGGCGAAGACTTCCGTGAAATCAACGGAGACCTGGTTGAATATAACGTAGAGAAAGCTCAAGAGCTTTGGTCTACAGCTAAAGAAGAGCTAGGTCAAGATACAATTGAACTGAACTACCTTGGTGGAGACAGTGAAGTTGCTAAAAACCTTGATGCTTACATTAAAGACCAACTTGAGCAACTGGAAGGTCTTACTGTAAATGTACAATCTGTACCTTTCAAAGAGCGTCTTGATCGTGACACAAGCATGGACTATGAAATCCAAAACGCTGGATGGGGTCCTGACTATATCGATCCAAATACGTTCTTGAACATGTGGGTTACAGATGGCGGAAACAACAAGACTGGTTACGCTAATGAAGACTACGACGCTATGATTGAGAAAGCTAACAATGAGCTAGCTCAAAAACCAGTCGAGCGTTTTGAAACTTTCCTTGAAGCAGAGAAGAAATTGATCCAAGAAGATGCAGTCCTAGTACCTCTTTACCAACGTGCATCTGCTAAACTTGTGAAGCCTTATGTTAAAGGTGTAATCACTAACCCAATGGGACCTGACTACACTTACAAACATGCTTATATCGAAGGTAAATAA
- a CDS encoding DUF3899 domain-containing protein — MSLLRNKWIVLLFNVMIVTLLFTVLAPVYDLFHYINQLFYIAYFYLFVGILLWVIRGGFFDAITYSFRRFSNKMAKQKDYLDDWKQKPLPSQTIEKSWLSFFLFHGAMLMIGLLALLAVYYNM, encoded by the coding sequence TTGAGTCTATTGCGAAATAAATGGATAGTACTTTTGTTTAATGTAATGATCGTGACCCTGCTTTTCACTGTACTAGCGCCTGTTTATGATCTATTTCATTACATTAACCAGTTGTTCTATATCGCTTATTTCTATTTATTTGTCGGCATTCTTCTTTGGGTCATTCGAGGCGGATTCTTCGATGCCATAACATACAGCTTTAGAAGATTCTCTAATAAGATGGCCAAACAAAAAGATTATTTGGATGATTGGAAGCAGAAGCCTCTGCCTTCTCAGACGATTGAGAAAAGCTGGTTATCTTTCTTTCTATTCCATGGCGCTATGTTAATGATCGGTTTACTTGCTTTACTTGCTGTTTATTACAATATGTAA
- the opp3C gene encoding oligopeptide ABC transporter permease has product MDNHHKPSKDLFVPVDRKENDSEKINRPSLSFWQDSFIRLRKNVGAMIGLGTLVLLIIMAIFGPYMNQYGEFEQDLSRAKMPPKVEGLGWLGMDGTLSDTATADSLEQAESKAMMRFNNQEDFIKLETLNDGSNGELAEVRATYDVYAAKDMNDQSFWFGTDGLGRDLWTRTWKGTRISLYIAFLAATIDMIIGVAYGGISAYYGGRVDNYMQRIIEILMGIPNLVVVILFILILDPGILSITIALTITGWISMARIVRGQVLKLKNQEFVLASQTLGAPDNRILRKHLVPNVLGLIIINTMFTIPSAIFFEAFLSFIGLGLPTPIASLGTLIEDGFKSLQIYPHILLFPAIVISLIMIAFNVLADGLRDAFDPKMRE; this is encoded by the coding sequence ATGGATAATCATCACAAACCGTCGAAAGACTTATTTGTACCTGTAGACAGGAAAGAGAATGATAGTGAAAAGATTAATCGTCCAAGTCTGTCATTCTGGCAGGATTCCTTTATCCGCCTTCGTAAGAATGTTGGGGCGATGATCGGGTTAGGGACGTTAGTTCTTCTAATCATTATGGCTATATTTGGACCGTATATGAATCAATACGGTGAGTTTGAGCAAGATTTATCCCGCGCTAAAATGCCTCCTAAAGTTGAAGGATTAGGGTGGCTCGGAATGGATGGTACGCTTTCTGATACGGCGACCGCCGACTCGTTAGAGCAGGCTGAATCAAAAGCAATGATGCGTTTTAACAATCAGGAAGACTTCATAAAGCTTGAGACATTGAACGATGGCTCAAACGGAGAACTCGCAGAAGTTAGAGCGACTTATGATGTGTATGCAGCAAAAGATATGAATGATCAATCATTCTGGTTTGGTACTGACGGTCTTGGCCGTGACTTATGGACACGTACTTGGAAAGGAACACGAATTTCCTTGTACATTGCTTTCTTGGCAGCTACGATTGATATGATTATTGGTGTAGCCTATGGTGGAATTTCCGCATATTATGGTGGACGTGTCGATAACTACATGCAACGTATCATTGAGATTTTAATGGGAATTCCGAACCTTGTCGTGGTTATTCTCTTTATTCTCATTTTGGATCCAGGGATACTCTCGATTACGATAGCGCTGACGATAACCGGCTGGATATCGATGGCCCGGATCGTCAGGGGACAGGTACTGAAATTGAAAAATCAGGAATTTGTTCTTGCATCACAAACACTCGGTGCGCCTGATAACCGAATTCTAAGAAAACACTTAGTTCCGAACGTATTGGGACTAATCATTATTAATACGATGTTTACGATTCCAAGTGCCATATTCTTTGAAGCGTTCTTAAGCTTTATCGGGTTAGGACTTCCAACACCGATCGCCTCATTAGGTACACTGATTGAGGATGGGTTTAAATCGCTGCAAATCTATCCACACATTTTATTATTCCCGGCAATTGTAATCTCGCTAATCATGATTGCCTTTAATGTCTTAGCTGATGGTCTTCGAGATGCATTCGATCCGAAGATGCGTGAATAG